In Deinococcus radiophilus, a single genomic region encodes these proteins:
- a CDS encoding type II toxin-antitoxin system HicA family toxin yields the protein MTKVNGKHKRTLEQIFARPVSGTIRWDSIEKLLIHLGADMSEGRGSRVRVHLHGEVAVFHRPHPQPVTDKGAVAAVRDFLENAGIRP from the coding sequence ATGACTAAGGTGAACGGCAAACATAAGCGGACGTTAGAGCAGATTTTTGCACGTCCAGTGTCGGGCACCATTCGCTGGGACAGTATCGAGAAGCTACTGATTCATTTGGGGGCAGACATGTCAGAAGGCAGAGGCTCACGCGTGCGGGTTCATCTTCATGGAGAAGTAGCGGTGTTTCATCGTCCCCATCCGCAGCCAGTAACGGATAAGGGAGCGGTGGCTGCCGTGAGGGACTT